The following is a genomic window from Antechinus flavipes isolate AdamAnt ecotype Samford, QLD, Australia chromosome 3, AdamAnt_v2, whole genome shotgun sequence.
agaaggaagagaaagactaTGAGCAGGAAGGAGGGCAAAATCAAGGGGGGATTCTTGAGGGCCACTgtgcccccccaccccacccccaccacaGCCTCCTCTTCCCCAGGTCCAGGAAGTCCAGCCTATCACCAGCTACGACGCAGCTGGCTCCTTCCTGCTGCTTGGCTGTAATAATGGAGCCATCTACTACTTAGGTGAGGTCCAAGGTGCCCTGCTCCTCCTGCCCGACGTTGGGTTTGGATGAGTCGGTCTTTAAGGCCCCCTGTGGCTTCTGGTTGGGGGTGTGGCAGAGGAGCCTTCGTGGGTgacttcctccccatccccagatGTGCAGAAGTTCCCCCTGCGGATGAAGGACAATGATCTGCTAGTGAGTGAGCTGTACCGGGACCCTGCCCAGGATGGCGTCACAGCCCTGAGCGTCTATCTCACCCCCAAAACCAGTGAGTTCCTCTCTGTGCCCGAGCCCGGCCAGCTGGTGGGCTCCACTCTGTCTGAAACTcaccctgcccctgcccctgccccttccATCCCTCTGTCTCTGCCCCTGCCCCTTCCATCCCctccgcctccccccccccccgcctcttCTGTCTCTCCGtgtcctccctttcctccccccaggCCGTCTCTGACCCTCTTTGCCCCAGGTGACAGCGGTAACTGGCTGGAGATCGCCTACGGCACCAGCTCAGGGGGGGTCCGTGTCATCGTGCAGCACCCAGAGACGGTGGGCTCGGGGCCCCAGCTTTTCCAGACCTTCACTGTGCACCGCAGCCCTGTCACCAAGATCATGCTGTCGGAGAAGCACCTCATCTCGGGTCCGTGGGGCTCGGCTCAGACCTCGGGGCTCACTAGGCCCACGGGCCCCTGGGGGGCTCCGGGAAGGGGCCAGGCCGCCAGCTCCCTCCCACTGACCTGTCTTCTCTCTCCAGTCTGTGCCGACAACAACCATGTGCGGACATGGTCGGTGACCCGCTTTCGGGGCATGATCTCCACCCAGCCGGGCTCTACCCCGCTGGCCTCCTTCAAAATCCTCGCCCTGGAGGCGGCGGACGGCCATGGGGGCTGCAGTGCTGGCAATGACATTGGTGATGTCCCCGCTCCGTCCGGGCCTCTCAGCCCTCCCTGTCCAGGCCTCTGGGGGGCGTTGTAACCGGAGGCGTCTCAGTGCCCCGTCCTGCCCTCTCCCTGTGTCCCCCATCTCGCCATTTCTCCATCCTCCTATTTCTTTGAgcattgggggtggggggggggcagggagtgGCTTCCTCAGCAGGGGGTCCCAGgcatccctccccttcccttccctgcccaGTCTAAGCCCCCGAGGAGGGACTCGAAGGAGAGTTTGGGGCGGGTGCTGAAGAGCTCAGACCGAGCTTGGGGTGTAAACCTTGGGGTCCTGTCCAGGCCCATACGGGGAGCGGGACGACCAGCAAGTTTTCATCCAGAAGGTGGTGCCCACCTCCAGCCAGCTCTTTGTGCGGCTCTCATCTACGGGGCAGCGGtgaggaccccccccccccatcccaggCCACAGCACGAGGGCCcatgggaggaggtgggggatgGGCAGGGATGGTCCCAGCGAGATGACCCGCGCCCCCTCCTCCTACCCAGGGTATGCTCGGTACGCTCCGTGGACGGCTCTCCCACAACGGCTTTCACGGTCCACGAGTGCGAGGGTTCCCGGAGGCTGGGCTCACGGCCACGACGCTACCTCCTCACCGGCCACGCCAACGGCAGCCTCGCCATGTGGGACCTCACCACGGCCATGGACCGTCTGGGCCAGGCTCCAGGTAGGCCCGCTGCCCGGCCGCAGGTGCTGGACTTCAGGTCCAGAGACCTTTGCCTCGGACACTTGCTGCCCCCCGGGATCTCGGGCACGCCGCTTCCTGCCTGAGCCTTGGCTCCCTTGTGTGTCGGAGGAGAGGGTGGCCCACATGATCTCCAAAGCGCCTCCGACCTCTAAATCTGTGCTCTTGTGGCCTCTCTGACCTTGAACCCCTGGCTTCCCCTCTGCTCTGACCCCTGGCCTCTGCCCCTGGGAGCCTGACCCAGTCCCTGTCCCTGCAGAGGGAGGCCTGACCGAAGAGGAGCTGTTGGAGCAGCTGGAGCAGTGTGAGCTGGCCCCTCCTGGGCTGCGGAGCCTGACCCCCAGCCCCTCGCCCCGGACTTCCATCTACAGGTATTGAGGAGGGGCTGCGAGGGGCCCATTGGTGGGGTGGAGCGGAGGGGCCCAAGGGCGTGTCTGCTCTGAACTCGGGAGGTACCGGGAGCCTCCAGCCGGTTCCCAGGATTGTGTGGTTCCTTGGGACCGGAGGGAGGATGGGTGGCTTCCCTCCTTGCTCCCGAGTTGTAATTCTATCCCCACTTTCCCCCAATCCACAGTTCCCAGTCAGAGACAAGTATAGACTCCAATCCGAGTCACCAAGGGAGCCCAGGCCCCCCACAGCCAGAGATGCGGAGGCGGGGGGCTGGTAGCTTTGTGGAACGGTGTCAGGAGCTAGCCCGGAGTGGGCCGGACCCCCGCTggccccccgcccccgccccccggCCTCGCCCAGGCTCTAGGAGACTCTgctaccccccaccccccatgtCCTTCTGAATGCCCGGCCTTCCTAGGGGTGGACTCGTGAGGTGCCTTTGGACAGCAGTCCCCTGTCTGTCTGTTCTATTTCCTCGCCTCCCCGGGGTCGGGGTGGGCTCCCTGTTACAGCCCTGCCAGAAGAAGCCAAAGTTGCCCCCCATTTCTCCCTGCTCCTCACCAATAAAGTGTTCCCCACTCTTGCCTCCATTGTCCTCCTCTCTCATCCCTCCCGGTGCCGTGCTCCGCGCTCCTTCCTGTCCCAGCCTGAAGGTCTTGTGGTTTCCCCACAACAGGGGAGGAAGGGAGCAGGGGGCTCGTCTGGCCTGTGGGACGCCAGCTCAGGGGGTCCGGCGGGGCTGAGGTGGGGCCTGAAAGAATGGCTGCCTGCCACTGCCGTGGGCCCCGGGACCTCTGGAACCTTCCCCACAGCGGGAGACGGCCCAGGGAGGAGAGGCCGAGACGGGAGCTGAGCTGGCAAAGCCTGGGTCAGGACCTCGGCGCCGTCAGGTGCGTTGCTGTCAGCAGAATGGTTGGCAGATGCCTGCGAAAGGAAGTGGCCGACGAGCGAGCGGGCACTCGCAGGAACTGCGCCTGCCGCCGCCGAGCCTGCTTCCTTTTCTGCTGGGAGCTAGGCTGGTAGATGAGGGAAGTGCCACGGACGGGGTTCAGGTTTGTCAGGCACTCATGCCCTCAGCTCAAGGAGCGGGACGGGCCCCGGGGCAGCGTGCTGGGGGTGCAGATTTGGTGCAGAACTGCCTCGGGTGGTGGGCTCGGATGTCGGGATGGGTTTTATAAGATCCAAGTCTGAGAAAGATCTGAAAAGGTCCAGGTGGGTGGCGCAGGGAGTGGTGCACCAGTTCTGGGGAGAGGAGGACCTAGATTCATACCCATCCTCAGGTGATCCTGGATAGAGCACCCTGATTGCTGCCATCGccactcctccctccccaaaaacCTGAGCCAGAAAAATCTGGAGGTTTCAATGGACCATACACTCAATAGCAGTCAACAAGTTACAGGCGAAGAAACTGAGCCAcagaattaagtggcttgcctggggtcctacagctagtgtctgaggtgggatttgaacctatcATTATCACCCTGCCTCTTAAAATTATAcctagattagattttttttttttaagaccagagactttttattcttttttttttttcaattccaaattccctcccatttccccctcctttgccacttagaaggcaagaaaaataaaacccatcaTACATAGGTATAATTGTGAAAAcaattatgtatttaatatataataatatttacatattataatatataataataaatatataaatgaaaacctTAGCTATgttccaagaaaaaaaagcaaaaaagagaagaaaatctatTTCAGTGTGCACATGGAGTCTATCAGCTCTTTCTCAGAAGGGGGATAATAGTATGTCTCTTCAGGAGTCGTTTGGAATTGTGGGATTGTGTTGGTCAGAGTGCAAAGTCTTTCAGGATTGGTCAGAGTTTTGTCAGTCGTTCCGGTTCTCGCTCCCCTCTGCCTCGGTCCATACGAGTGCTCCCGGGTTTCTGTGAAACGGTCCCCTGCGTCACTTCTCACAGAACAAGGGCGTGCCGCCCCATACACACAGCACGGCTTGGGCAGCCATTCCGTGGGGTGCGTGGGGTACTTTGGTACTGTCCTGGCCGGGCTTGGGCTCGTGACTCATGACCACTGAACATGTAACACAAAGGAAGCTCAGGATTCGCCATTGTGGAAGAAACATGAGGCAATGACACATTTGGTCAAAAAGGGGGTGTCCCGTGCCCCATAACGACACATCCATCGAGTTTGAGGGGTGTTCACTTTGGGGCTTTTTATGCCCCTGGTTGTCAACGGCTCGGTCCCCGGTCTCTTGGACGCTCTGCTCTTTAGGATGGCTTTCCTGCCTTTTAGGGGGAAACCACCTTAACTTGTCTAGTGGGGACCCTCAAGAGTGTTGCTCCTACTAATCTGGACCAGGCCACATGTGGAGGATTGTGTTTACGTCTAGAGTTCACTTTTAAAAGAGAACTCAACAAAACTGCATTCAGCTATTGGGATACAAATGGACTTGGGGACCTCTGTAACATTAAAGGAGAAGTCCCTGTAACCTGGTGGCTGCAGCTTCTCATGCTGGTCCAGCCTCGCCTCCTCCCCCGGCAGCCTTCCCCTGCTCAGTCAAGCCAATTTCAGTGAAGACGTCAGTGATGTGGAAACTTCctggggaaaccaaggcagtGGGTCCAGAGTCCAGTCCTCCTAGACAAGAAAAGCCCTAAGTTGCCCCTGAGAGGGCGACCCAGAAATAGGAGCAATGGGTTGGTTTCCAAGAGACACACTTAGGCCGAGTGAAAGAACAAAATTCTGACTACTGGGGTCCCACAAGTGACTTGGGCTAACGTGAGAGGTAATGGGCTCAATTTGATGAGTCTTTTTAGATGGTTGGGCTGGGGGCTGCTGTTTCCTTCTTTAAGCTGAGCTGGATAAGAGAAAGGATGGCAGAGtgggaagggaatgagcattaCTAGACATCTGctacgtgccaggcactgggctgagCCTCcacatttgatactcacaacccTGGCAGATAGGTTCTGTTaccctcattttgtagttgaggaaattgtAGTAAACAGGCAAGTGACTGGCCTAAGGTCATCCAGCTGGTGGGGATCGAatctggtcttcttgactctggacCCAGCAATGTCcactgccctccccccccccccccacctccagtTGCCTTCCTGGTAGGTATCTATCAAGTACATTACAGATGAAATTCTGCTCCAGGTACGGGCCGAACCGATGTCCAGACTACAAGATCGTGTGATCAGGACTGGGCTCTGTAGCATGAACGGTAACGAGGGACTAACTCAATTtgaatttttagaatttagaGCAAAAAGAGACCTTCCGAGTCCTCTGGTTGGAGGGAAAACGAGTCTGGCCCTTTTCATTCCTGAGAGCTCTGGTCCAGTAGATCCTAGACTATAGATCGCttctcaagggaattgatgaagaGCCGGGATCTTTGCCAACCTGACACGTTTCATCACCGATGGGCCAGACTCACTGGCACTCAGAGGGAGCCTAAGCAGATCTCCTGTTTCCCACGAGGGCGTGCTGGACTAGGGGGAGCTCGACATCAGTCCTGCTCACTCTCTTGTCCTTCCTGGAGCTAAGATTTGAATGGACTGCTTCGGGATGTGGCGAGTCCCCTAGTACGAAAGGGGTTCAAGAAGAGAACGCtcgccctttttgcagtggcgaGGGACTGGAAACAGCAGCTGgccatgagttggagaatggctaaataagttatgggatgggaacgttatggaatattattattctgtaagaaatgaccaacaggatgatttcagaaaagtctggatttacatgaactgatgctgagtgaaatgaacaggaccagaatacggcaacagcaagattatacaatgatcaattctgatggacgtgactccaacaatgagatgattcaagccgctttcaatgatcttgtgatgaagagagccgtctgcatccagagagaggatcgtgggaactgagtgtgcttcacaacatagcattcgcATTCTTTTCGtggttcgcttgcattttgttttctttctcattgtttttcctttttgatctgatttttcttgtgcagcaaggtaaccgtataaatatgtatatatatgtttatgttatCTTAACATGtagaacatatattggattgcttgccatctaggagaagggatgggaggaaggagggggaaaatctgaaacacaaggctttgcgggggcaatgttgaaaaattatccatgcatatgatttgaaaataaaaagctttttaaaaagagagaggatgCTAGTCTGGGAGACTTCTACACAGATATGGGATGGACCAGCTGCCCTCTGAAAATTCACTCATTCTAAGATTCTGCA
Proteins encoded in this region:
- the SHKBP1 gene encoding SH3KBP1-binding protein 1 isoform X1 yields the protein MIGVPGDSGPIGGGMGGASLRPGSGLGLAQAMAAAAAIGVQGDAGDPGRGRSAPGEVIHLNVGGKRFSTSRQTLTWIPDSFFSSLLSGRISTLKDETGAIFIDRDPTIFAPILNFLRTKELDPRGVNGSLLLHEAQFYGITPLVRRLQLREELDRSSCGNVLFNGYLPPPVFPAKRRNRHSLAGPQLSGGRPAPVRRSHTMPPNLGNAGLLGRLLEDKVPTPPSGTPDEPGMVRLVCGHHNWIAVAYTQFLVCYRLKETSGWQLVFSSPRLDWPIERLALTARVPGGALGEHDKMVAAATGGEILLWALQADGSGSEIGVFQLGVPVDSLFFVGNQLIATSSTGRIGVWNAVTKHWQVQEVQPITSYDAAGSFLLLGCNNGAIYYLDVQKFPLRMKDNDLLVSELYRDPAQDGVTALSVYLTPKTSDSGNWLEIAYGTSSGGVRVIVQHPETVGSGPQLFQTFTVHRSPVTKIMLSEKHLISVCADNNHVRTWSVTRFRGMISTQPGSTPLASFKILALEAADGHGGCSAGNDIGPYGERDDQQVFIQKVVPTSSQLFVRLSSTGQRVCSVRSVDGSPTTAFTVHECEGSRRLGSRPRRYLLTGHANGSLAMWDLTTAMDRLGQAPEGGLTEEELLEQLEQCELAPPGLRSLTPSPSPRTSIYSSQSETSIDSNPSHQGSPGPPQPEMRRRGAGSFVERCQELARSGPDPRWPPAPAPRPRPGSRRLCYPPPPMSF
- the SHKBP1 gene encoding SH3KBP1-binding protein 1 isoform X2; this encodes MRPERSLSTGTPRSLPPSSISCAPRSWILVRRLQLREELDRSSCGNVLFNGYLPPPVFPAKRRNRHSLAGPQLSGGRPAPVRRSHTMPPNLGNAGLLGRLLEDKVPTPPSGTPDEPGMVRLVCGHHNWIAVAYTQFLVCYRLKETSGWQLVFSSPRLDWPIERLALTARVPGGALGEHDKMVAAATGGEILLWALQADGSGSEIGVFQLGVPVDSLFFVGNQLIATSSTGRIGVWNAVTKHWQVQEVQPITSYDAAGSFLLLGCNNGAIYYLDVQKFPLRMKDNDLLVSELYRDPAQDGVTALSVYLTPKTSDSGNWLEIAYGTSSGGVRVIVQHPETVGSGPQLFQTFTVHRSPVTKIMLSEKHLISVCADNNHVRTWSVTRFRGMISTQPGSTPLASFKILALEAADGHGGCSAGNDIGPYGERDDQQVFIQKVVPTSSQLFVRLSSTGQRVCSVRSVDGSPTTAFTVHECEGSRRLGSRPRRYLLTGHANGSLAMWDLTTAMDRLGQAPEGGLTEEELLEQLEQCELAPPGLRSLTPSPSPRTSIYSSQSETSIDSNPSHQGSPGPPQPEMRRRGAGSFVERCQELARSGPDPRWPPAPAPRPRPGSRRLCYPPPPMSF